The following are from one region of the Corythoichthys intestinalis isolate RoL2023-P3 chromosome 17, ASM3026506v1, whole genome shotgun sequence genome:
- the egfl7 gene encoding epidermal growth factor-like protein 7 isoform X4, which translates to MQFNSHEGPNSDRKSALGIVRAIPAWVATGSAALKASGNTPRDHFGALEKDQSQRRQAGPQARNSQTAVRWLRRPAGRRAAARGGRRGRTHLACTSSGGPPVKIPRSPSPSPAVPLLAGKSVRASQRGNVVGEQNDPNGAPRRRPYAHALVLRSLLREEGVRRPVPARCHDDRVIRPPAAHTLHGRVSGSPPL; encoded by the exons ATGCAGTTTAATTCTCATGAAG GGCCCAACAGTGACAGGAAGTCCGCTTTGGGGATTGTCCGTGCAATTCCTGCCTGGGTCGCAACAGGAAGCGCGGCATTAAAAGCAAGTGGAAACACGCCCAGAGATCATTTTGGAGCTCTTGAGAAGGACCAAAGCCAACGCCGCCAGGCAGGACCACAGGCACGCAACTCACAGACGGCAGTGCGATGGCTGAGGCGCCCGGCGGGTCGCAGGGCCGCGGCCAGAGGGGGACGGCGAGGGCGCACGCATTTGGCCTGCACATCCTCGG GTGGTCCTCCAGTCAAAATTCCAAGATCCCCCAGCCCCTCCCCAGCCGTTCCCTTGTTGGCTGGGAAGAGCGTGAGAGCGAGCCAGCGAGGCAACGTCGTGGGAGAGCAAAATGATCCAAACGGCGCTCCTCGCCGCCGTCCTTATGCTCACGCGCTCGTCCTACGCTCACTACTACGG GAGGAGGGTGTGCGGCGGCCGGTACCCGCACGTTGTCATGACGACCGAGTCATACGTCCTCCCGCTGCACACACCTTACATGGCCGTGTGTCAGGGTCACCGCCTCTGTAG